A DNA window from Desulfovibrio intestinalis contains the following coding sequences:
- a CDS encoding single-stranded DNA-binding protein, with protein sequence MLNKVMIIGRLGRDPELRYTQSGSPVASLNIATDESYTDRDGNKVDRTEWHRVSVFQRQAENCANYLTKGSLVFVEGSLQTRKWQDQQGQDRYTTEIKAQRVQFLERKGDAPREGGGRSFDEDYGAPSAAPRGNAPRGGQGGAPRQQAQGGGQGGRRGMDEDLGPAFPSEASNMDEVPF encoded by the coding sequence ATGCTGAATAAAGTTATGATTATTGGCCGCCTGGGCCGTGACCCCGAGTTGCGTTACACTCAGAGCGGTTCGCCCGTGGCCAGCCTCAATATCGCTACAGACGAGTCCTATACCGACCGTGACGGCAACAAGGTTGACCGCACCGAATGGCACCGTGTGTCTGTATTTCAGCGCCAGGCAGAAAACTGCGCCAACTACCTTACCAAGGGCAGCTTGGTTTTTGTGGAAGGCAGCCTGCAAACCCGCAAGTGGCAGGACCAGCAGGGACAGGACCGCTACACCACTGAAATCAAGGCGCAGCGTGTGCAGTTTCTGGAACGCAAGGGCGACGCCCCCCGCGAAGGCGGAGGCCGCAGCTTTGACGAAGACTATGGCGCACCTTCTGCCGCTCCCCGTGGCAACGCCCCGCGTGGCGGCCAGGGTGGAGCCCCGCGCCAGCAAGCGCAGGGTGGAGGCCAGGGTGGCCGTCGTGGAATGGATGAAGACCTCGGTCCCGCCTTCCCTTCTGAAGCGTCCAATATGGACGAAGTGCCCTTCTAG
- the sat gene encoding sulfate adenylyltransferase yields the protein MSKLVAPHGGKGLVCCLLEGKALEDEKKKAAGLKQIEISSRAKGDLIMMGIGGFSPLNGFMNKANWKSVCEKMTLTDGTFWPVPVTLDISADEAKTIKAGEEVALVRKGEIMATMKVEEVYEMTEADKKMECELVFKGEGPDSEKFWEVAPEDHPGVKMVLAQKEFNIAGPVKVLSQGEFPEKFPGVYMTPAQLRAKMDERGWQKVAALQLRNPMHRSHEYLAKIGVEVCDGVVIHSLVGSLKPGDIPAEVRVRCIDTLVDKYFVKDFVIQAGYPLDMRYAGPREALLHATFRQNYGINNLLVGRDHAGVGDFYGMFEAQEIFRKIPVSEDAGKRLLCDPLNIDWTFYCKKCDGMASMRTCPHGKEDRVILSGTKLRKMLSEGAEVPDHFGREEVLTILREYYSSLTEKVEVKMQRAASGSTM from the coding sequence ATGTCCAAATTGGTAGCTCCTCACGGCGGTAAGGGTCTGGTCTGTTGCCTGCTTGAAGGTAAGGCCCTGGAAGACGAAAAGAAAAAGGCTGCAGGCCTCAAGCAGATCGAGATTTCTTCCCGCGCTAAGGGCGACCTTATCATGATGGGCATTGGCGGCTTTTCGCCTCTGAACGGCTTCATGAACAAGGCCAACTGGAAGAGCGTTTGCGAGAAGATGACTCTCACCGACGGCACCTTCTGGCCCGTGCCTGTGACCCTGGACATCTCCGCTGACGAAGCCAAGACCATCAAGGCTGGCGAAGAAGTGGCTCTGGTCCGTAAGGGCGAAATCATGGCCACCATGAAGGTCGAAGAAGTCTATGAAATGACTGAAGCCGACAAGAAAATGGAATGCGAACTGGTCTTCAAAGGCGAAGGCCCCGACTCTGAAAAGTTCTGGGAAGTGGCCCCCGAAGACCATCCCGGCGTGAAAATGGTTCTGGCTCAGAAAGAATTCAACATCGCTGGCCCCGTCAAAGTGCTTTCGCAGGGCGAATTCCCCGAAAAGTTCCCCGGCGTGTACATGACCCCCGCCCAGCTGCGCGCCAAGATGGACGAACGCGGCTGGCAGAAGGTTGCCGCCCTGCAGCTGCGCAACCCCATGCACCGCTCGCACGAATACCTTGCCAAGATCGGCGTGGAAGTGTGCGACGGCGTGGTCATCCACTCCCTGGTGGGCTCCCTGAAGCCCGGCGACATTCCTGCTGAAGTGCGCGTGCGCTGCATCGACACCCTGGTTGACAAGTACTTCGTGAAAGACTTCGTCATTCAGGCCGGCTACCCCCTGGACATGCGTTACGCTGGTCCTCGTGAAGCCTTGCTGCACGCCACCTTCCGCCAGAACTACGGCATCAACAACCTGCTGGTTGGCCGTGACCACGCTGGCGTGGGCGACTTCTACGGCATGTTTGAAGCTCAGGAAATCTTCCGCAAGATTCCTGTGTCCGAAGACGCCGGCAAACGCCTGCTTTGCGATCCCCTGAATATCGACTGGACCTTCTACTGCAAAAAGTGCGACGGCATGGCCAGCATGCGCACCTGCCCGCACGGCAAAGAAGATCGCGTCATCCTGTCTGGCACCAAACTCCGCAAGATGCTTTCCGAAGGCGCGGAAGTGCCGGATCACTTCGGCCGCGAAGAAGTGCTTACCATCCTGCGTGAGTACTATTCCAGCCTGACCGAAAAAGTCGAAGTCAAGATGCAGCGTGCCGCCTCTGGTTCCACCATGTAA
- a CDS encoding biotin attachment protein — protein MINISSLLDEIKASPYREIVIRTPHTGQVTFAGLKQGDKTFGPQGQWKEKPGTLIATLERERNPKSICASEKGEVSTIHSELEGQFVQAGTPLAVLRHMLTKDEVQSIILQKTLHLFCAPERAKYYFTPEVDKKIRAADAQSVAVRDGMELLIMSRMKREVPLNYSGPDGVIYAVYFKINDNMDAGAPLLGVCPKDQLPAIQDVIMRVQTEWTEKE, from the coding sequence ATGATTAATATATCTTCGTTGCTGGACGAAATTAAAGCCTCTCCCTACCGCGAAATCGTTATCCGTACTCCGCATACGGGGCAGGTCACTTTTGCGGGGCTCAAGCAGGGCGACAAAACATTTGGCCCCCAGGGCCAGTGGAAAGAAAAGCCCGGCACTCTTATTGCCACGCTGGAGCGCGAGCGCAATCCCAAGTCTATTTGCGCCTCTGAAAAGGGTGAGGTAAGCACGATACACAGCGAACTTGAAGGCCAGTTTGTCCAGGCCGGAACCCCACTTGCCGTGCTGCGGCATATGCTGACAAAGGATGAGGTGCAGAGCATCATTCTGCAAAAAACCCTGCACCTGTTCTGTGCGCCTGAACGCGCCAAGTACTACTTCACGCCTGAAGTGGACAAGAAAATCCGCGCGGCTGACGCTCAGTCAGTAGCCGTGCGCGACGGCATGGAACTGCTCATCATGTCCCGCATGAAGCGCGAAGTGCCTCTTAACTACTCCGGGCCTGACGGCGTCATTTACGCTGTCTACTTCAAGATCAATGACAACATGGACGCCGGGGCTCCGCTTCTGGGCGTGTGCCCCAAAGACCAGCTGCCTGCCATTCAGGACGTCATCATGCGTGTGCAGACGGAGTGGACGGAAAAGGAATAG
- a CDS encoding DUF1847 domain-containing protein, whose amino-acid sequence MSDAGVELNILPGLCVAHSSLVMRNLEGPATMLAVKDRMLGNKPLAALHSSYSNFLKKPV is encoded by the coding sequence ATGAGTGACGCCGGCGTTGAGCTGAACATCCTGCCGGGCCTGTGCGTAGCGCACAGCAGCCTTGTCATGCGCAATCTTGAAGGCCCCGCCACTATGCTGGCCGTAAAAGACCGCATGCTCGGCAACAAGCCCTTGGCTGCCCTGCACTCGTCCTACTCAAACTTTCTTAAAAAACCCGTTTAG
- a CDS encoding biotin carboxylase N-terminal domain-containing protein encodes METGLDKAQEIIPLQKHKILVANRGEIAMRIMKACRKLGVAFTAIFTAEDAASGHVRLAREEGGEKSLFRVSSYHDANELMSVADEAGCTAVHPGYGFFAEDYRFARRVAKRDRKLIFIGPSWKIIRELGDKINTKRLARSLGVPTVPGSDRPIYDEMEAERIAKSIFEFQAQQGISRPLVLVKASAGGGGMGIEEVYDPDQFRSVYRRIRSYALRQFKDEGVLIEQRITDFNHLEVQVVSDRTGTNPVHFGTRNCSIQSTGLQKRIEVAPGFVPDELEYTFDAGKVLKDIVHYSLTMARKVGYDNVGTWEWIVTRKGEPFLMEVNTRIQVENGVSARISKVKGQGDVDIIAEQIRIGLGENLGYNQKDITFHGVGIEYRLIAEDPDTNFTPWVGRIESFQWKAQPWLTMLTHVPTDEPYEIPTEFDPNLALAIIWGKDLEEAKARGLEFLNDLRLEGHNGAGEGLKSNVNFLAANTGRILRF; translated from the coding sequence ATGGAGACAGGCTTGGACAAAGCTCAGGAAATCATTCCACTGCAAAAGCATAAAATTCTGGTAGCCAACCGCGGCGAAATCGCCATGCGCATCATGAAGGCATGCCGCAAGCTTGGCGTGGCCTTTACTGCCATATTCACGGCTGAAGACGCCGCTTCGGGCCATGTGCGCCTGGCGCGGGAAGAAGGAGGCGAAAAAAGCCTCTTTCGCGTTTCTTCGTACCACGATGCCAACGAACTCATGTCCGTGGCTGATGAGGCGGGCTGCACAGCCGTACATCCCGGCTACGGCTTCTTTGCTGAAGACTACCGCTTCGCCCGCCGCGTGGCCAAACGCGACCGCAAACTCATCTTCATAGGCCCCTCGTGGAAAATCATTCGCGAGCTTGGTGACAAAATCAACACCAAACGTCTCGCGCGCAGCCTTGGCGTGCCCACTGTGCCGGGTTCCGACCGTCCCATCTATGACGAGATGGAAGCCGAGCGCATTGCCAAAAGCATTTTTGAGTTCCAGGCGCAGCAAGGCATCAGCAGACCCCTTGTGCTGGTCAAGGCTTCGGCTGGCGGCGGCGGCATGGGCATTGAAGAAGTGTACGATCCTGACCAGTTCCGTTCTGTTTACCGCCGCATTCGCAGCTACGCGCTGCGGCAGTTCAAGGACGAAGGCGTGCTTATCGAGCAGCGCATTACCGACTTCAACCACCTTGAAGTTCAGGTAGTTTCCGACCGCACAGGAACGAATCCCGTGCACTTCGGCACCCGTAACTGCTCCATCCAGTCCACTGGCTTGCAGAAACGTATTGAAGTCGCCCCCGGCTTTGTGCCCGACGAACTGGAATACACCTTTGACGCGGGCAAGGTTCTCAAGGATATCGTTCACTATTCCCTGACGATGGCCCGCAAGGTCGGCTACGACAACGTGGGCACCTGGGAATGGATTGTGACCCGCAAGGGCGAACCCTTCCTGATGGAAGTCAACACCCGCATCCAGGTTGAAAACGGAGTTTCTGCCCGCATTTCCAAGGTCAAAGGCCAGGGAGATGTGGACATTATTGCTGAACAGATACGGATCGGCCTGGGCGAGAATCTTGGCTACAATCAAAAAGACATAACCTTTCACGGTGTTGGCATAGAGTACCGCCTTATCGCTGAAGATCCCGACACCAACTTCACCCCCTGGGTGGGCCGTATCGAAAGCTTCCAATGGAAGGCCCAGCCCTGGCTGACCATGCTCACGCATGTTCCCACTGACGAACCGTATGAAATTCCCACGGAATTTGACCCGAATCTGGCGCTTGCCATTATTTGGGGCAAAGATCTGGAAGAAGCCAAGGCCCGCGGCCTTGAGTTTTTGAATGACCTGCGTCTTGAAGGGCACAATGGTGCGGGCGAAGGCTTAAAATCCAACGTTAATTTTTTGGCGGCCAATACCGGGCGGATTCTCCGCTTTTGA
- a CDS encoding purine-nucleoside phosphorylase yields MQNPQEVQSVAAALRKALAASACTFSQPAGMRKISCSATGAVENNASPIGLILGTGLSGLADRLAERVAIPYSDLPGFPESSVDSHVGAFVCGRFPTSCGEDDAQGRPVLIQQGRCHLYEGRTPAEVCMGVRVMAAMGVKTLIITNAAGALNPTFDAGSVMCMTDFINHTGHSPLIGCNCDPWGQRFPDMSMPFDADLRSLAMETAAKMGLRLERGVYIGVRGPEMETPAETRMYRQWGADAVGMSTVLEVIAARHLGMRVLGLSCLSNKNLPDCMTPAPLEEIILVAAQAGKNLGRLIRAMVTKL; encoded by the coding sequence ATGCAAAATCCGCAGGAAGTCCAGTCCGTGGCAGCGGCCCTGCGCAAGGCTCTGGCGGCATCTGCCTGCACATTTTCGCAACCTGCGGGAATGCGCAAAATATCCTGTAGTGCCACTGGCGCGGTAGAAAATAACGCCTCGCCCATTGGTCTTATATTGGGCACCGGCCTTTCGGGGCTGGCTGACAGGCTTGCGGAGCGGGTGGCCATACCTTACTCAGATCTGCCCGGTTTCCCCGAGTCCAGTGTGGATTCGCATGTGGGCGCATTTGTTTGTGGGCGTTTTCCCACCTCATGTGGTGAAGACGATGCACAAGGGCGGCCCGTGCTTATCCAGCAGGGGCGATGTCATCTGTACGAGGGGCGCACCCCGGCTGAGGTGTGCATGGGTGTGCGCGTTATGGCGGCGATGGGTGTAAAAACGCTTATCATCACCAACGCGGCCGGAGCTCTCAACCCCACCTTTGACGCCGGGTCCGTCATGTGCATGACAGACTTTATCAACCACACGGGGCATTCGCCCTTGATTGGCTGTAACTGCGACCCGTGGGGACAGCGTTTTCCCGACATGAGCATGCCCTTTGATGCGGATCTGCGGTCTTTGGCGATGGAAACCGCCGCTAAAATGGGCCTGCGGCTTGAGCGCGGCGTGTATATTGGTGTGCGCGGGCCGGAAATGGAAACCCCGGCAGAGACGCGCATGTACCGGCAGTGGGGTGCAGACGCCGTGGGCATGAGCACGGTGCTTGAAGTTATTGCCGCACGTCATTTGGGCATGCGTGTGCTTGGTCTTTCCTGTTTGTCAAATAAAAATTTACCAGACTGTATGACCCCGGCTCCCTTGGAAGAAATCATTCTTGTTGCTGCTCAGGCGGGCAAAAATCTGGGTCGGCTCATACGGGCAATGGTGACAAAACTTTGA
- a CDS encoding acetyl-CoA carboxylase carboxyl transferase subunit alpha/beta: MDNNIEKRIQSLRDRLSYLVDIFAGKHKDNAQLLEEKLTSFATRVRAGEVEDPYAELATVEDLFSYVERRLEGSITPMDKVRIVRHPQRVCLRDILENVYDNFTEVGGQDEHSLDPSMLIARAVITRRRGKKTYTQSVMVIGQEKGHGAEFRNGGSVKPWGNAKAQQYMRVAETEGIPIHAYIFTPGSYPIEDYPGAAQQIARNIYSMAGLRVPVIAVISEGGSGGAEAIGLADKRLMLSHGYYSVISPEGAAAIEGRLKSGERAAPELIEHCAQNLKITAQDNFKFGYIDRIVQEPPLGARPWHFDFFRSLRQEVIRATDEVVVSTRKMPIFKGLALSRLRKPDANLDEMHTRWGLSSKAKDCLREKRQQKFLRLSRQAARDRRPFITKLAGATWDWISKPWVSFKYDFYRKHQMRIRTFMEEMDNEWEVFKGRLLAPWHKLTHKLPSKQDSKAKELMALSTWADDSRRLKWNYISPRYKTDRAVTCPNSASYGCLDLWGPDLFAEFAGVCSHCGYHFPMEPEWYVKNVFDPGSVFEFNSEIEAGNPLDFPDFNDRISAAQKKTGAKSGCMTFEARIDNTKMVVAMLMGTFRGGSVGAAEGYKFVEAAQRAAKKRYPFLAYVHGTAGIRIQEGTHGVIQMPRCTVAVRRYIESGGLYMVLYDTNSFAGPVASFLGCSPYQFAVRSSNIGFAGPGVIKETTGMDIPPKYHRSYRALSRGHIQGIWDRRQVRANLKQALLTIGGRNLYYR, translated from the coding sequence ATGGATAATAACATAGAAAAACGCATCCAGAGCCTGCGCGACAGGCTTAGCTATCTGGTGGACATTTTTGCAGGCAAGCATAAAGACAATGCACAATTGCTGGAAGAAAAGCTCACCTCTTTTGCGACGCGCGTTCGTGCTGGGGAAGTTGAAGATCCCTATGCCGAACTGGCCACGGTAGAAGACCTTTTCAGCTATGTGGAGCGCCGCCTTGAAGGCAGCATCACTCCCATGGACAAGGTGCGCATTGTACGCCATCCGCAGCGCGTCTGCCTGCGCGATATTCTGGAAAACGTCTACGACAACTTTACCGAGGTCGGCGGGCAGGACGAGCACAGCCTTGACCCCAGCATGCTTATTGCCCGGGCTGTCATTACTAGACGGCGCGGCAAAAAAACCTACACCCAGTCTGTCATGGTCATCGGGCAGGAAAAAGGCCACGGCGCGGAATTCCGCAACGGCGGCTCGGTCAAACCCTGGGGCAACGCCAAGGCGCAGCAGTATATGCGCGTGGCCGAAACCGAGGGCATTCCAATTCATGCCTATATCTTCACGCCCGGTTCGTATCCCATTGAGGACTACCCCGGCGCGGCCCAGCAGATCGCCCGCAATATCTACAGCATGGCTGGCCTGCGGGTTCCCGTCATTGCCGTGATATCCGAAGGCGGTTCGGGCGGCGCCGAGGCTATTGGCCTCGCCGACAAGAGGCTCATGCTTTCGCACGGTTACTATTCGGTTATTTCTCCCGAAGGTGCCGCCGCCATTGAAGGCCGCCTCAAATCCGGGGAACGTGCCGCGCCCGAACTTATCGAGCACTGCGCCCAGAATCTCAAGATCACCGCGCAGGACAACTTCAAGTTCGGCTACATTGACCGCATTGTGCAGGAACCACCGTTGGGCGCGCGCCCCTGGCACTTTGATTTCTTCCGCAGTCTGCGGCAGGAAGTCATTCGCGCAACCGACGAAGTGGTGGTCTCTACCCGCAAGATGCCCATTTTCAAGGGCCTGGCCCTGTCTCGCCTGCGCAAGCCCGACGCCAACCTGGACGAAATGCACACCCGCTGGGGGCTTTCATCCAAGGCCAAGGACTGCCTGCGTGAAAAACGCCAGCAGAAGTTCCTGCGCCTTTCGCGTCAGGCCGCCCGCGACCGCAGGCCCTTCATCACCAAGCTGGCCGGCGCAACCTGGGACTGGATTTCCAAACCCTGGGTGAGCTTCAAGTACGATTTCTATCGTAAGCACCAGATGCGCATCCGCACCTTTATGGAAGAAATGGACAACGAATGGGAAGTGTTCAAGGGCCGCCTGCTGGCTCCCTGGCACAAACTCACCCACAAGCTGCCCAGCAAACAAGACAGCAAGGCCAAGGAACTCATGGCCCTTTCTACCTGGGCCGACGACTCGCGCCGTCTCAAGTGGAACTATATCTCCCCGCGTTACAAGACAGACCGTGCGGTCACCTGCCCCAACAGCGCTTCTTACGGCTGCCTTGACCTGTGGGGACCGGACCTTTTTGCGGAGTTTGCGGGCGTGTGCAGCCATTGCGGCTACCACTTTCCTATGGAGCCGGAATGGTACGTTAAAAACGTCTTTGATCCCGGTTCTGTTTTTGAGTTCAACAGTGAAATTGAAGCGGGCAATCCTCTGGACTTCCCCGATTTCAACGACCGCATCAGCGCAGCGCAAAAAAAGACCGGGGCCAAGAGCGGTTGCATGACCTTTGAGGCCCGCATAGACAACACCAAGATGGTGGTGGCCATGCTTATGGGCACCTTCCGCGGTGGTTCCGTTGGCGCTGCCGAGGGCTACAAGTTTGTGGAAGCCGCCCAGCGCGCAGCCAAGAAGCGGTATCCGTTCCTTGCCTATGTGCACGGCACGGCTGGCATTCGTATTCAGGAAGGAACCCACGGCGTCATACAGATGCCGCGTTGCACGGTGGCAGTGCGCCGCTATATCGAATCCGGCGGGCTGTACATGGTGCTCTACGACACCAACTCCTTCGCCGGACCAGTGGCCAGTTTTCTCGGCTGCTCGCCCTACCAGTTCGCCGTGCGCTCGTCCAATATCGGCTTTGCCGGACCCGGCGTTATCAAAGAAACCACGGGTATGGACATCCCGCCCAAGTACCATCGCTCCTACCGCGCCTTGTCACGCGGGCATATTCAGGGCATATGGGACAGAAGGCAGGTACGGGCCAACCTGAAGCAAGCTCTGCTCACCATCGGTGGCAGGAACTTGTACTATCGGTAG